One Fimbriimonadaceae bacterium DNA window includes the following coding sequences:
- a CDS encoding class I SAM-dependent methyltransferase, which translates to MFPKSTAETVLLGLWLTACDGKPLPTDLVDYTDRMLAAMRNPARWLFRNRAIRWMVHRGENRGIPGVCAHYGARKVRIQQLVDEINPAVLVVLGAGLDGLAYMQASRRTVAELDRGELQSRKRSLLAQLPAKPITFVAADLPAGDNLPRFDKPTTYVAEGVFMYLTESEVEQVLAELPSGSTLIFTFVGLDDQGHPSMSANQAKIDRMLEAMNEPFRWGIRPEQVEAFLNKNGFALASVSGVGCAEVDGMIHGEWIAHSTKR; encoded by the coding sequence GTGTTCCCAAAATCGACGGCGGAGACGGTCCTCCTCGGGCTGTGGTTGACCGCATGCGATGGCAAGCCGCTGCCAACGGACCTTGTTGACTACACCGACAGGATGCTGGCCGCCATGCGCAACCCGGCGCGATGGCTGTTCAGGAATCGAGCCATTCGGTGGATGGTCCACCGAGGTGAGAACCGGGGAATACCCGGCGTGTGCGCCCACTACGGCGCACGCAAGGTGCGGATCCAGCAACTGGTCGACGAGATCAACCCTGCAGTCTTGGTGGTCCTCGGTGCCGGGCTGGACGGCCTTGCCTATATGCAGGCCTCGCGCCGAACCGTTGCAGAGTTGGACCGGGGGGAGTTGCAGTCGAGGAAGCGGAGCCTTCTCGCTCAACTTCCCGCCAAGCCCATCACGTTCGTCGCGGCGGACTTGCCCGCGGGCGACAATCTCCCGCGCTTCGACAAACCAACGACCTACGTTGCCGAGGGTGTCTTCATGTACCTCACCGAGTCGGAGGTCGAGCAGGTCCTGGCGGAACTACCCAGCGGCAGCACGCTGATCTTCACGTTTGTCGGCCTCGACGACCAGGGGCATCCTTCGATGAGCGCAAACCAGGCAAAGATCGACCGGATGTTGGAAGCAATGAACGAGCCGTTTCGCTGGGGAATCCGCCCGGAGCAGGTCGAAGCTTTCCTTAACAAGAACGGCTTTGCCCTCGCCTCGGTATCCGGCGTGGGCTGCGCGGAAGTCGATGGGATGATCCACGGCGAGTGGATCGCTCATTCGACCAAGCGATGA
- a CDS encoding DUF4272 domain-containing protein, giving the protein MSSLDPSEKRRLLSEALMAEEGIAFRSALPGIESEEETSLRAAEEVGARIVCLFCVAGAAEDVRNTFWREYLEEHELWEHLTPQETSLLARAEPDERANIDASWRSEALFVLMWAAGLFEELPIPREQVDSGIIVGRFPPPDASPWPFVQGLTLRSKTEILDAADLIYRLHWEVRHAARHGKKPPGGLDPGVVQERHHALNWLIRYGEQEWDVVSTDT; this is encoded by the coding sequence ATGAGCAGCCTCGACCCGTCGGAGAAGCGTAGGCTTCTGAGCGAGGCTCTGATGGCCGAAGAGGGGATCGCGTTTCGGTCCGCGTTGCCGGGCATCGAGTCGGAGGAGGAGACCTCGCTGCGGGCCGCCGAGGAGGTGGGGGCGCGCATCGTGTGCCTCTTCTGCGTTGCGGGTGCCGCCGAGGACGTCAGGAACACGTTCTGGCGCGAGTACCTTGAGGAGCACGAGCTCTGGGAGCACCTGACCCCGCAAGAGACCTCTCTCCTTGCAAGGGCCGAGCCGGACGAGCGCGCCAACATCGACGCCTCGTGGCGCAGCGAGGCGCTGTTCGTCTTGATGTGGGCCGCGGGACTCTTCGAGGAGCTTCCGATTCCCAGGGAGCAAGTGGACAGTGGCATCATCGTCGGTCGTTTTCCGCCACCCGACGCGTCGCCCTGGCCCTTCGTCCAGGGATTGACCCTCAGGTCCAAGACCGAAATCCTCGACGCCGCGGACCTGATCTACCGGCTGCACTGGGAGGTGCGCCATGCCGCAAGGCACGGTAAGAAACCGCCCGGAGGGTTGGATCCGGGAGTCGTCCAAGAGCGCCACCACGCCCTCAACTGGCTGATCCGCTACGGCGAGCAGGAGTGGGACGTCGTGTCCACCGACACTTGA
- a CDS encoding YdeI/OmpD-associated family protein: MAANPCITVHVTLLSDGATCAIPVGFDPKELFGKVRAPVKVTLNGFTFRSTIASMGGETFIPLRRSNREAAGLAGGESLDVRIELDTESRTVEPPRDLADALKTAPGAWTRWNELSFTHQRETVEAVEGAKRSETRALRIERAVKGLADEE; this comes from the coding sequence GTGGCCGCAAACCCGTGTATCACCGTCCATGTCACGCTCCTGTCCGATGGGGCGACGTGCGCGATTCCCGTCGGGTTCGACCCGAAGGAGCTCTTCGGCAAGGTGCGGGCGCCCGTGAAGGTGACCCTGAACGGCTTCACGTTCCGTAGCACGATCGCGTCGATGGGCGGCGAGACGTTCATCCCCCTGCGCCGGAGCAACCGGGAGGCCGCGGGCCTGGCAGGAGGCGAGAGCCTCGACGTCCGCATCGAACTCGACACCGAATCGCGAACGGTCGAGCCTCCGAGAGACCTTGCGGACGCGCTGAAAACGGCCCCCGGCGCGTGGACGCGCTGGAACGAACTCAGCTTCACCCATCAGCGCGAGACCGTCGAGGCGGTCGAAGGGGCGAAGCGATCCGAGACGCGCGCGCTTCGCATCGAGCGGGCAGTGAAGGGATTGGCGGACGAGGAGTAG
- a CDS encoding type II toxin-antitoxin system PemK/MazF family toxin, with amino-acid sequence MSRRGEIWWADLGEPRGSGPGFRRPVLIVQDDAFNASRIATTIAVVLTSNLALSAAPGNVLLPKRATGLPRDSVANVSQVVTIDKAVLVERAGSLGRARLGAVEQGLRLALGLS; translated from the coding sequence GTGAGTCGGCGGGGAGAGATCTGGTGGGCCGATCTCGGCGAGCCCCGTGGGTCCGGGCCGGGGTTTCGCCGCCCGGTCTTGATCGTGCAGGACGATGCGTTCAACGCGAGCCGCATTGCAACCACGATCGCCGTGGTGCTGACCTCGAATCTGGCCCTGAGCGCGGCGCCGGGCAACGTGCTCCTGCCCAAACGGGCGACGGGCTTGCCGCGCGATTCGGTCGCCAACGTGTCCCAGGTCGTTACGATCGACAAGGCCGTGCTCGTCGAACGGGCCGGCTCTTTGGGCAGGGCTCGACTCGGCGCCGTGGAGCAGGGGTTGCGCCTGGCGCTGGGTCTTTCCTAG
- a CDS encoding ribbon-helix-helix protein, CopG family, whose translation MKTAISLPDELFAAADRLAKRLGKSRSALYAQAIEEYVARHRADRVTERLNAVYDAQPGALDPRLARAQRTAVEGDW comes from the coding sequence ATGAAAACGGCGATCTCGCTGCCGGACGAGTTGTTTGCCGCGGCGGACCGGCTTGCCAAGCGGCTTGGAAAATCGCGCAGTGCGCTCTACGCGCAGGCGATCGAGGAGTACGTCGCCCGGCACCGCGCGGACCGGGTGACGGAACGCCTCAACGCGGTGTACGACGCGCAACCGGGCGCCCTCGACCCTCGGCTCGCGCGCGCCCAGCGCACGGCTGTCGAAGGGGATTGGTGA
- the uxuA gene encoding mannonate dehydratase — MAEFLTHKNMRWYGPGDSVSLRDIRQAGCQGVVTALHQVPVGEVWSVDAILERRALIEAAGLEWRVVESLPVHDAIKRRDGERPRYIDRYRTSLENLAKCGVSVVTYNFMPVFDWLRTDVESPLADGSNTLRFDRSHLAAFDLYVFGRPGAEGDYSPEEVEKANRLSQLQRDRLTATVLMGLPGSDEPFTLDGVRQAMASYADIDAAALRENLGLFLRDVVPTAEENGVRLAIHPDDPPFPVFGLPRVVSTEADLAWILDAAPSPSNGLCFCTGSLGVRPDNDVPAMLGRLGSHVHFLHLRNTRRDGEGGFCESGHLEGDTDMAAVMRAVLEIMRRRGEPLPMRPDHGLQMLDDLHKRATPGYSAIGRLKGLAELRGLEMGLASR, encoded by the coding sequence GTGGCTGAGTTCCTCACACACAAGAACATGCGTTGGTACGGGCCGGGCGATTCGGTGTCGCTTCGGGACATCCGGCAGGCGGGGTGCCAAGGCGTGGTCACGGCGCTGCACCAGGTGCCGGTGGGCGAGGTGTGGAGCGTCGACGCCATCCTCGAGCGCCGGGCTTTGATCGAAGCCGCCGGACTGGAGTGGCGGGTCGTCGAGAGTCTGCCCGTGCACGACGCCATCAAGCGACGCGACGGCGAGCGCCCTCGGTACATCGACCGTTACCGCACGAGCCTGGAGAACCTTGCCAAGTGCGGAGTGAGCGTGGTCACGTACAACTTCATGCCCGTGTTCGATTGGCTGCGCACGGACGTGGAGAGCCCGCTCGCCGACGGCAGCAACACGCTGCGCTTCGACCGCTCCCACCTCGCCGCGTTCGATCTGTACGTGTTCGGGCGCCCTGGGGCGGAGGGGGATTACTCGCCCGAAGAGGTTGAGAAGGCAAACCGGCTGTCGCAACTCCAGCGGGACCGTTTGACCGCGACGGTCCTCATGGGTTTGCCGGGAAGCGACGAGCCGTTCACCCTCGACGGGGTGCGTCAGGCCATGGCCTCGTACGCGGACATCGATGCGGCCGCCCTTAGGGAGAATCTCGGGCTGTTTCTGCGAGACGTGGTGCCTACGGCGGAGGAGAACGGTGTGCGTCTGGCGATCCACCCCGACGATCCGCCGTTTCCCGTGTTCGGTCTGCCCCGCGTCGTGAGCACCGAAGCGGATCTGGCCTGGATCTTGGATGCCGCGCCCTCGCCCAGCAATGGGCTGTGCTTCTGCACGGGGTCGCTTGGCGTTCGGCCCGACAACGACGTGCCGGCCATGCTGGGGCGCCTCGGCTCGCACGTCCACTTCCTTCACCTTCGCAACACGAGGCGCGACGGGGAGGGTGGTTTCTGCGAATCCGGCCATCTGGAGGGCGACACGGACATGGCTGCCGTGATGCGCGCGGTGTTGGAGATCATGCGCCGTCGGGGCGAGCCGTTGCCAATGCGGCCCGACCACGGCCTCCAGATGCTTGACGACCTCCACAAGCGCGCCACCCCCGGCTACTCCGCCATCGGCCGCCTCAAGGGTCTCGCCGAGCTAAGGGGCTTGGAAATGGGGCTGGCCAGCCGGTGA
- a CDS encoding endonuclease/exonuclease/phosphatase family protein — protein sequence MLVCVATLLGYAGKWMWALDLLSAFRMHYLAILFGALVAVLGTRRFRWAALYGLGCLLNLVAVMPYYWPVKPTGNEKAETLRIVSLNVNTENDRYDLVEGFLRDRHPDFVLLMEIDVAWVRALEGLKGDYPYQLVEPRGDNFGIALLSRHPFLKGEVAFVGESGVPSVIAYSSVNGHAVTLVGTHPLPPLHADTARLRNEQLAAIASRLRGETGPTLLVGDLNMTPWSSAFDELAKSTGLRDSSLGRGVHPTWPAMRIWLGIPIDFCLVSKGVEIRDANVGSAVGSDHLPLVVDFRL from the coding sequence GTGCTTGTGTGCGTTGCCACGTTGCTCGGCTATGCGGGGAAGTGGATGTGGGCCCTCGATCTCCTCTCGGCGTTCCGCATGCACTACCTTGCGATCTTGTTTGGAGCGCTCGTTGCAGTGCTTGGGACGCGACGGTTTCGCTGGGCGGCCCTCTACGGCCTTGGGTGCTTGCTGAATCTTGTTGCGGTGATGCCCTACTATTGGCCAGTCAAACCCACGGGGAACGAGAAGGCCGAGACTCTTCGGATCGTGTCGCTCAATGTCAATACCGAGAACGACCGGTACGACCTGGTCGAAGGGTTTCTTCGCGACCGCCATCCCGACTTCGTCCTGCTTATGGAGATCGACGTCGCGTGGGTGAGGGCGCTCGAGGGCCTCAAAGGGGACTACCCGTACCAACTCGTCGAGCCGCGGGGTGACAATTTCGGCATCGCACTCCTGAGTCGCCACCCATTCCTGAAGGGTGAAGTCGCGTTCGTCGGCGAGTCGGGGGTGCCTTCCGTGATCGCCTACAGTTCGGTGAACGGCCACGCGGTCACGCTCGTCGGCACGCATCCTCTCCCACCGCTTCATGCAGACACGGCGAGGTTGCGCAACGAGCAACTCGCAGCCATTGCTTCGAGGCTACGGGGCGAGACCGGCCCAACGCTCCTTGTGGGAGACCTGAACATGACGCCGTGGTCCTCGGCCTTCGACGAATTGGCGAAGAGCACCGGCCTGCGGGACAGCTCGCTGGGCAGGGGCGTCCACCCAACGTGGCCAGCCATGAGGATTTGGCTGGGTATCCCGATCGACTTCTGCCTCGTCTCCAAGGGGGTCGAGATTCGGGATGCCAATGTCGGCTCCGCAGTCGGTTCGGACCACCTGCCTCTGGTGGTCGACTTTCGGCTCTAG
- a CDS encoding TMEM175 family protein, which translates to MEKNRLEAFSDGVIAIIITIMVLELKVPHGVELEALAPLLPVFLSYLLSFVYLAIYWNNHHHMLQTTRKVSGPMLWANLHLLFWLSLVPFTTGWMGENHFSAAPAGVYGIVLFMAAIAYFLLQHQIIKAQGPDSLLKAAVGKDWKGKVSPILYLVAIGLAWVWHWGSIALYVIVALMWLVPDRRIERALTDDA; encoded by the coding sequence ATGGAAAAGAACCGTCTCGAGGCGTTCAGCGACGGGGTGATCGCCATCATCATCACGATCATGGTGCTCGAGTTGAAGGTGCCGCACGGCGTCGAACTCGAGGCACTGGCGCCGTTGCTGCCGGTGTTCCTCAGCTACCTGCTGAGTTTCGTGTACCTGGCGATCTACTGGAACAACCACCACCACATGCTTCAGACCACGCGCAAGGTCTCCGGACCGATGCTTTGGGCGAATTTGCACTTGCTGTTCTGGTTGTCCCTCGTGCCGTTCACCACGGGGTGGATGGGCGAGAACCACTTTTCCGCGGCGCCGGCCGGCGTGTACGGCATCGTCCTGTTTATGGCCGCCATCGCGTACTTCCTCCTCCAACACCAGATCATCAAGGCGCAGGGTCCGGATTCGCTGTTGAAAGCGGCCGTGGGGAAGGACTGGAAGGGCAAGGTGTCGCCGATCCTGTACCTCGTGGCGATCGGGCTCGCGTGGGTCTGGCATTGGGGATCGATCGCGCTGTACGTGATCGTCGCCCTCATGTGGCTCGTCCCGGATCGGCGGATCGAGCGGGCCCTGACGGACGACGCCTGA
- a CDS encoding aminoglycoside phosphotransferase family protein: MHGLDDAFVGRIEATFGAEGRQWLETFPSLLERVCAHWGLVRIRAFPNLSYNYVAGAERGGEPVVVKLGVPCRELRTEVGALRVYGGHGAVRLLDADEGLGALLLERLVPGASLTTLDDAEATVAAAQVMRDLHRAPPLGGAFPTIEDWFGGFDRLRRRFEGGTGPFPTALVEAAETMGRELLAEQAPARLLHGDLHHENVLSAGRAPWLAIDPKGVEGEPAYEPGAWLRNPPGFAQQPGAKERTRRRIAQFAEILDLDPVRIARWAACQAVLSVWWSFEDGDREWRSGLGTAELLCSIP, translated from the coding sequence GTGCACGGTCTGGACGATGCGTTTGTTGGCAGAATCGAGGCGACCTTCGGAGCGGAGGGTCGGCAGTGGCTGGAGACCTTCCCCTCGCTCCTGGAACGTGTGTGCGCACACTGGGGGCTGGTGCGAATTCGCGCGTTCCCAAACCTCTCCTACAACTACGTGGCGGGCGCCGAGCGCGGAGGCGAGCCGGTCGTGGTGAAGCTCGGGGTGCCCTGCAGGGAACTCAGAACCGAAGTGGGTGCTCTTCGGGTCTATGGCGGACACGGTGCGGTGCGTCTGTTGGATGCCGACGAGGGGCTCGGTGCGCTGCTCCTGGAGCGACTCGTGCCCGGCGCGTCCCTTACAACCCTCGACGACGCGGAGGCGACGGTAGCCGCCGCCCAGGTGATGCGGGATCTCCACCGTGCGCCGCCGTTGGGCGGTGCCTTTCCCACCATCGAGGATTGGTTTGGCGGGTTCGACCGTCTCCGCCGCCGATTCGAAGGAGGTACCGGTCCGTTTCCGACCGCTTTGGTGGAAGCGGCCGAAACCATGGGCAGGGAGCTTCTGGCAGAGCAGGCGCCCGCCCGTCTACTTCATGGCGACCTGCATCATGAGAACGTGCTTTCGGCGGGACGCGCCCCTTGGCTCGCCATCGATCCCAAGGGCGTGGAGGGCGAGCCCGCCTACGAGCCGGGCGCGTGGCTTCGCAATCCTCCCGGCTTCGCGCAGCAGCCCGGCGCGAAAGAACGGACCCGGCGACGCATCGCGCAGTTCGCCGAGATCTTGGATCTCGACCCCGTTCGGATCGCCCGATGGGCGGCGTGCCAGGCCGTGCTCTCGGTCTGGTGGAGCTTCGAGGACGGTGACCGGGAGTGGCGTTCGGGTCTTGGCACCGCGGAACTCCTTTGCTCGATCCCGTAG
- a CDS encoding FMN-binding glutamate synthase family protein, whose protein sequence is MSRYLGLIVAIGGTVVTGGLALWVSSAWFTGFAPFALLTLLGVRDLFQTRHSLQRNYPIVSHLRWFFEDIRPEMQQYFVESDLDGRPFDRDARALVYERAKDVNEEKAFGTELDVYAIGYEWFAHSLAPVSPQEAPPRVEVGGTECKQPYSMALLNVSAMSFGALSSNAILALNKGARLGGFAHDTGEGGLTKYHLEPGGDLVWEIGSGYFGCRTNQGEFDLERFRDKAAAQSVKCISIKLSQGAKPGLGGVMPASKVTREIAEIRGVPEGEKCVSPPYHTAFDTPRGLIEFVRTLREASGGKPTGFKLCVGDESEFLGICKAMLEMECTPDFIIVDGGEGGTGAAPLEFEDHVGTPLTEGLQFVHNALVGVGLRDQIRLGCSGKVSSAFEMAKRLAQGADYCNAARAMMFALGCIQAQRCQTNTCPVGVTTQDPRRVRGLVVEDKARRVCNFQRNTVADLMQLVAAMGLEGPAQLGPDLLMRRIDGTTVRSYAELFLSLAPGALLEEGPPGRWGPLWRSASSERFRIPAAARR, encoded by the coding sequence ATGTCCCGTTACCTCGGATTGATTGTGGCGATTGGCGGCACGGTCGTCACGGGCGGTTTGGCCCTCTGGGTGTCCTCGGCCTGGTTCACCGGCTTCGCCCCGTTCGCGCTCCTGACCCTTTTGGGCGTTCGGGATCTCTTTCAAACGCGCCACAGCCTCCAGCGGAACTACCCGATCGTGTCGCATCTCAGGTGGTTCTTCGAGGACATCCGGCCGGAGATGCAGCAGTACTTCGTCGAAAGCGACCTCGATGGACGCCCCTTCGATCGCGATGCGCGCGCCCTTGTCTACGAGCGGGCCAAGGACGTGAACGAGGAGAAAGCGTTCGGGACCGAACTCGACGTCTACGCCATCGGTTACGAGTGGTTCGCCCATTCGCTCGCTCCCGTTTCACCGCAAGAGGCGCCGCCGCGCGTCGAGGTGGGCGGGACGGAGTGCAAGCAGCCGTACTCGATGGCGTTGCTCAACGTCTCGGCGATGAGTTTTGGCGCCCTCAGCAGCAACGCGATCCTCGCGCTCAACAAGGGCGCAAGGCTTGGGGGGTTCGCGCACGACACGGGCGAGGGAGGATTGACGAAGTACCACCTCGAGCCTGGGGGAGACCTCGTCTGGGAGATCGGAAGCGGTTACTTCGGATGCCGCACGAACCAGGGGGAGTTCGACCTCGAGCGGTTCCGCGACAAAGCGGCCGCCCAGTCGGTGAAGTGCATCTCGATCAAGCTCTCGCAAGGCGCCAAGCCGGGTCTGGGAGGGGTGATGCCCGCGTCCAAGGTGACCCGCGAAATCGCCGAGATCCGCGGGGTGCCGGAAGGGGAGAAGTGCGTTTCGCCCCCGTACCACACTGCGTTCGACACCCCGCGCGGACTGATCGAGTTCGTGCGCACTTTGCGGGAAGCCAGCGGGGGTAAGCCGACCGGCTTCAAACTTTGCGTTGGCGACGAGTCGGAGTTTCTCGGCATTTGCAAGGCGATGTTGGAGATGGAGTGCACCCCCGATTTCATCATCGTGGATGGTGGGGAGGGAGGAACCGGAGCCGCCCCCCTCGAGTTCGAGGACCATGTGGGGACCCCTCTGACGGAGGGCCTGCAATTCGTCCACAACGCGCTGGTCGGCGTGGGACTGCGAGACCAGATCCGGCTCGGCTGCAGCGGCAAGGTCTCCTCGGCGTTCGAGATGGCCAAGCGCCTCGCTCAGGGTGCCGACTACTGCAACGCCGCGAGGGCCATGATGTTCGCGCTTGGTTGCATTCAGGCCCAGCGGTGCCAAACCAACACGTGCCCCGTGGGAGTCACCACGCAGGATCCACGCCGCGTGAGAGGGCTGGTCGTCGAGGACAAGGCGCGGCGCGTCTGCAATTTCCAGCGCAACACGGTTGCAGACCTGATGCAATTGGTGGCAGCCATGGGCCTGGAAGGCCCTGCGCAGCTCGGGCCCGATCTGCTGATGCGGCGCATCGACGGCACCACGGTCCGCAGCTATGCGGAGCTCTTCCTTTCCCTCGCGCCCGGCGCGCTCTTGGAGGAAGGGCCCCCCGGGCGATGGGGTCCGCTGTGGCGCAGCGCCTCTTCCGAACGATTCCGAATCCCGGCGGCGGCCCGCCGCTGA